Proteins found in one Erythrobacter sp. 3-20A1M genomic segment:
- a CDS encoding carbonic anhydrase, producing the protein MKTIRELILSNKTWSAEMQERKKDYFAQQTSGQSPEIMWIGGSDSRVSPQNITQTRPGELFIHRNLANLVYETDDNLMADVQHAIEDFEIAHIVLCGHYGCSGLQTAMTGGGSGHVHSWLAAAREVFAKHRAELEGIEDQSKRLNRMAELNVREQLIRLSKTDTVRAAFARGQDLTLHGFIYDLRNGRLAELLEIGRSGELSEIGIPPMTSDPDAVGEARAA; encoded by the coding sequence ATGAAGACCATTCGCGAACTGATCCTGTCCAACAAGACGTGGTCGGCGGAAATGCAGGAGCGCAAGAAGGACTACTTCGCGCAGCAGACCTCTGGCCAGTCACCCGAGATTATGTGGATCGGCGGGTCGGACAGCCGGGTCTCGCCGCAGAACATAACCCAGACCCGTCCGGGCGAGCTGTTCATCCACCGCAATCTCGCCAACCTCGTCTATGAAACCGACGACAACCTGATGGCGGACGTCCAGCACGCTATCGAGGATTTCGAAATCGCCCACATCGTCCTTTGCGGACATTACGGGTGCAGCGGACTGCAAACGGCGATGACGGGCGGTGGGTCCGGCCATGTGCATTCGTGGCTTGCGGCCGCGCGCGAGGTATTCGCGAAACATCGCGCGGAACTTGAGGGGATCGAGGATCAGTCGAAGCGGCTCAACAGGATGGCCGAACTCAACGTGCGCGAGCAGCTGATCCGCCTGTCGAAGACGGACACTGTCCGGGCCGCCTTCGCACGCGGGCAGGATTTGACCCTGCATGGCTTCATCTACGATCTGCGGAATGGTCGGTTGGCGGAGCTGCTGGAGATCGGCCGGTCCGGGGAGCTTTCGGAAATCGGTATCCCGCCCATGACAAGCGATCCTGACGCGGTCGGAGAGGCCCGCGCGGCATAG
- a CDS encoding SulP family inorganic anion transporter: protein MTEKTTFLSSLGKDIPASIVVALVALPLCLGIALASGAPLFSGLIAGIVGGIVVGTLSKSQLSVSGPAAGLTVIVLDALELLPSWEIFLLAVALSGVLQIGLYFTRSGTLSEFVPSSVITGMLAAIGLILILKQIPHALGYDGDFEGSLSFLQPDGLNTLSALFYSAWDFFLPGPMLIALISLVFLFWWDAKKPKDGPFRLLPGPLVVVIFGVLANEAFKLFAPGLAVRPSHLVQVPISGSLGEFVGQFRTPDFSAIGMADVWIVAVTLAIVASLESLLCVKAVDELDPRRRTTDKNHELLAQGGGNILSGLIGGLPLTSVIVRSSANVAAGGETKTSAILHGFWLLLSVLLIPVLLNMIPLAALAAILIQVGYKLNTPELYRRRWAQGWHQFVPFIATIGAILFTDLLRGIIIGLAIGFVFVVARNFRKAVSVANDEGFWLVSARRNLYFIHKYELQKSLGSVPDGASVVIDLERAEFIDPDNIDIINSFSRNAKFRDIAVTIRGDLDHLQAAPLEAPFKKVAYS from the coding sequence GTGACTGAAAAAACGACATTCTTGTCTTCTCTTGGCAAGGATATCCCCGCATCGATCGTGGTGGCGCTGGTCGCCCTGCCCCTATGCCTTGGCATTGCCCTCGCTTCGGGGGCTCCGCTGTTTTCCGGCCTGATCGCCGGCATCGTCGGCGGCATCGTCGTCGGTACCCTGTCCAAATCGCAGCTGTCGGTCAGCGGGCCGGCCGCGGGGCTGACCGTCATCGTGCTCGACGCGCTCGAGCTGCTTCCCAGCTGGGAGATATTTCTCCTCGCGGTCGCCCTGTCCGGCGTGCTTCAGATCGGGCTGTATTTCACCCGGTCGGGCACCCTTTCCGAATTCGTGCCCAGCTCGGTCATCACCGGCATGCTGGCGGCGATCGGCCTGATCCTGATCCTCAAACAGATTCCGCACGCCCTTGGCTACGACGGCGATTTCGAGGGTAGCCTCAGCTTCCTCCAGCCCGATGGCCTCAACACCCTCTCGGCGCTGTTCTACTCGGCATGGGATTTCTTCCTTCCGGGGCCGATGCTGATTGCGCTGATCTCGCTCGTCTTCCTCTTCTGGTGGGATGCCAAGAAGCCCAAGGACGGGCCGTTCCGGCTGCTGCCCGGTCCGCTCGTCGTGGTGATCTTCGGCGTGCTTGCCAACGAGGCCTTCAAACTGTTCGCACCCGGCCTGGCCGTCCGGCCCAGCCATCTTGTTCAGGTCCCCATCTCCGGATCGCTGGGCGAGTTCGTCGGGCAGTTCCGCACCCCCGATTTCAGCGCGATCGGGATGGCGGACGTCTGGATCGTGGCGGTTACGCTCGCGATCGTCGCGAGCCTGGAATCGCTACTGTGCGTCAAGGCGGTCGACGAACTGGATCCGCGCCGGCGGACGACCGACAAGAATCACGAACTGCTGGCGCAGGGTGGCGGCAACATCCTTTCCGGCCTGATCGGCGGCCTGCCGCTCACTTCGGTGATCGTGCGCTCCTCCGCCAATGTCGCGGCCGGGGGCGAGACGAAAACCTCCGCCATTCTGCACGGCTTCTGGCTGCTGCTGAGCGTGCTGCTGATCCCGGTTCTGCTGAACATGATCCCGCTCGCGGCGCTGGCTGCGATCCTGATCCAGGTCGGTTACAAGCTCAACACGCCCGAGCTGTACCGCCGGCGCTGGGCGCAGGGATGGCATCAGTTCGTGCCGTTCATCGCGACGATCGGCGCCATCCTGTTCACCGATCTGCTGCGCGGCATCATCATCGGGCTCGCGATCGGCTTCGTCTTCGTCGTCGCCCGCAATTTCCGCAAGGCCGTGAGCGTGGCGAACGACGAAGGGTTCTGGTTGGTCAGTGCCCGGCGCAACCTGTATTTCATTCACAAGTACGAATTGCAGAAGTCGCTCGGCAGCGTGCCCGATGGTGCGAGCGTGGTGATCGATCTCGAGCGGGCCGAGTTCATCGACCCCGACAATATCGACATCATCAACAGCTTCTCGCGCAATGCGAAGTTCCGCGACATCGCGGTTACCATCCGGGGCGATCTGGATCACCTGCAAGCCGCCCCGCTGGAAGCCCCATTCAAGAAGGTTGCCTACTCATGA
- a CDS encoding carbonic anhydrase, translating into MKELMEGVTRFREHIYKEHEQKLQVLGREGQSPKTLMISCSDSRVVPELITQSLPGDLFVIRNAGNIVPPWQSINGGVTSTIEYAVVGLGVTDIVICGHADCGAMKAHFAPEGALDAMPSVKAWIGHSRAARDIVHACCAGAGDTEKLDRLVEENVTLQLTHLRSHPSVAAALASGKIRLHGWVFDIESGTIRAFDGRTRQFGPLSDGNTPPIAEGGLDRDTPKKAA; encoded by the coding sequence ATGAAAGAGTTGATGGAAGGCGTTACGCGGTTCCGCGAGCACATCTACAAGGAACATGAGCAGAAGCTTCAGGTCCTCGGACGCGAGGGGCAGAGCCCCAAGACGCTGATGATCAGTTGTTCCGACAGCCGCGTCGTCCCCGAACTGATCACCCAGTCGCTCCCAGGCGACCTGTTCGTGATCCGGAATGCGGGCAATATCGTGCCGCCCTGGCAGTCCATCAATGGCGGCGTTACGTCCACCATCGAATATGCGGTGGTCGGCCTCGGCGTCACCGACATCGTCATCTGCGGTCATGCCGATTGCGGCGCGATGAAGGCGCATTTCGCCCCCGAAGGCGCGCTCGATGCGATGCCTTCTGTCAAGGCGTGGATCGGCCATTCGCGCGCTGCGCGCGACATCGTCCATGCCTGCTGCGCGGGTGCCGGGGATACGGAAAAGCTCGATCGCCTGGTGGAAGAAAACGTCACTCTTCAGCTGACGCATCTGCGCAGCCATCCGTCCGTCGCGGCGGCGCTCGCCTCCGGGAAAATCCGGCTGCACGGGTGGGTCTTCGACATCGAAAGCGGAACCATCCGCGCGTTCGACGGCAGGACCCGGCAGTTCGGTCCGTTGTCCGATGGAAACACTCCGCCGATCGCGGAAGGCGGGCTGGATCGCGACACGCCCAAAAAGGCGGCCTGA
- a CDS encoding ATP-binding protein, with amino-acid sequence MIGRGRLWPKGFTGRVTLVLVLAVAVQFIAGTLLIGAGEAHIQRQGLGKRIAEQLVTAERVVTAVAPQDRAPLLGSLSTIHLQMRLVEGAPQIAPGIAPDAAEIARSLVRWEPELAKNDLRLAMVRKSPLVLDRHLEGALRIAPDVWIAFETNEPVAGWTPLIRTSLTVGIVALLVLGSAAVLVRTLSAPLRQLSSDAKLIGTTARIPFDEQAGPLELRQVSHALNLMQDRIEAAMNQRTQALMAVGHDLRTPLARLRLRIGAIADEQDRAEARSDIEQMTAMLQELLEYFETGDLKQDYEPTDLSSLCQTIGEKFADLGYDVDYRGPERAVVAALHNSLTRAIENLVDNAVKFAGHATIELELTETHAVIAVEDGGPGIPWADMKRVMQPFERLDIARSGGHPGMGLGLSIVRNVAEAHGGTFELSRAEPTGLRAALVIPQKQPPEIL; translated from the coding sequence GTGATCGGTCGCGGCCGGCTCTGGCCCAAGGGTTTCACCGGCCGCGTCACGCTTGTCCTGGTGCTGGCCGTGGCGGTGCAGTTCATTGCCGGCACGCTTCTGATCGGGGCGGGGGAAGCGCATATCCAGCGCCAGGGTCTGGGCAAGCGCATCGCCGAACAGCTCGTCACTGCGGAACGAGTGGTGACGGCGGTTGCGCCGCAGGATCGCGCGCCTTTGCTCGGCAGTCTGTCGACCATTCATTTGCAGATGCGGCTCGTGGAAGGGGCGCCGCAGATCGCGCCCGGGATCGCGCCCGATGCCGCCGAGATCGCCCGCTCGCTCGTGCGATGGGAGCCGGAGCTGGCCAAGAACGACTTGCGCCTCGCCATGGTCCGCAAATCTCCACTCGTCCTCGATCGCCATCTGGAAGGCGCGCTCCGGATCGCCCCCGATGTCTGGATCGCGTTCGAAACGAATGAGCCGGTGGCCGGCTGGACACCGCTGATCAGAACGTCGCTGACGGTCGGGATCGTGGCGCTGCTGGTCCTGGGCTCGGCGGCAGTGCTGGTTCGGACGTTGAGCGCCCCGCTCAGGCAATTGTCCTCGGACGCCAAACTTATCGGCACGACCGCGCGCATCCCGTTCGACGAGCAGGCCGGTCCGCTGGAATTACGGCAGGTTTCCCACGCGCTCAATCTGATGCAGGACCGGATCGAGGCGGCAATGAACCAGCGCACGCAGGCCCTGATGGCGGTCGGCCACGATCTGCGTACGCCGCTGGCGCGGCTGCGGCTGCGGATCGGTGCGATCGCCGACGAGCAGGACCGGGCAGAGGCACGGTCCGACATCGAACAGATGACCGCGATGCTGCAGGAACTGCTCGAATATTTCGAAACCGGCGACCTGAAGCAGGATTACGAGCCGACCGACCTCTCCAGCCTGTGCCAGACGATCGGGGAGAAATTCGCCGACCTGGGCTACGACGTGGATTATCGCGGCCCGGAACGGGCGGTGGTCGCGGCGCTGCACAATTCGCTCACCCGGGCGATCGAAAACCTGGTCGACAATGCGGTGAAGTTTGCCGGGCATGCCACGATAGAGCTCGAACTGACCGAAACGCACGCGGTGATCGCGGTGGAGGATGGCGGTCCCGGCATACCCTGGGCCGACATGAAGCGCGTGATGCAGCCGTTCGAACGGCTCGATATCGCGCGGTCCGGGGGGCATCCCGGCATGGGGCTGGGTCTCAGCATCGTGCGTAACGTCGCGGAAGCGCATGGCGGAACATTCGAACTGTCGCGGGCGGAGCCGACCGGCCTGCGTGCGGCGCTGGTAATTCCGCAAAAACAGCCCCCGGAAATACTTTGA
- a CDS encoding response regulator transcription factor, producing MQFNERIYHIALVEDDGALRTLLTRHIRQSGFPIRSYATAAEFRASAEQYDLVILDVMLPGTSGLDLCRWLRQRSAVPIIFISARSSHTDRIVGLELGADDYLVKPVDPGELVARIRSVLRRHEQPAGGETQDHTAIARFDGWQIDRRRRELFAPDGGRVSISEAEFDLLNVLVDMPQRVIGRNTLLEHSRDRIAGRDSGDRSVDVLVSRLRRKLGSVEGGRDLIRTVRGVGYVFTGQVER from the coding sequence ATGCAGTTCAACGAACGAATCTACCATATCGCGCTTGTCGAGGACGACGGCGCCCTGCGCACGCTGCTGACGCGGCATATCCGCCAGAGCGGATTTCCGATCCGCAGCTATGCGACCGCGGCGGAATTTCGCGCCTCGGCGGAGCAGTACGATCTGGTGATCCTGGACGTCATGCTGCCGGGCACCAGCGGGCTCGACCTGTGCCGGTGGCTGCGCCAGCGAAGCGCGGTCCCGATCATCTTCATCAGCGCGCGGTCGAGCCATACGGACCGCATCGTCGGGCTGGAGCTCGGCGCGGACGACTATCTGGTGAAGCCGGTCGATCCGGGTGAGCTGGTCGCCCGCATCCGCTCGGTCCTGCGGCGGCACGAGCAGCCGGCGGGGGGCGAAACGCAGGATCACACCGCGATCGCGCGGTTCGACGGCTGGCAGATCGATCGGCGGCGGCGCGAGCTGTTCGCGCCCGATGGCGGGCGGGTATCCATCTCGGAAGCGGAATTCGATCTGCTGAACGTGTTGGTGGACATGCCCCAGCGGGTGATCGGCCGGAACACGCTGCTGGAACATTCGCGCGACCGCATTGCCGGGCGCGATAGCGGCGATCGCAGCGTCGATGTGCTGGTCAGCCGCCTGCGGCGCAAGCTCGGGTCGGTCGAGGGCGGGCGCGATCTGATCCGCACCGTGCGCGGCGTGGGATATGTCTTTACCGGGCAAGTGGAACGGTGA